The following are encoded in a window of Pangasianodon hypophthalmus isolate fPanHyp1 chromosome 14, fPanHyp1.pri, whole genome shotgun sequence genomic DNA:
- the LOC113539397 gene encoding nitric oxide synthase, inducible-like, with product MGKIIPDTMKEPPLTQTNKVRENRISRCPMSVHMKNFQNGTSHQDTLYHRAVRSQVCKPKMCEGSIMNPKSLTRSSPVSPPSTNELLTQAIDFINQYYKSFKTSKTDEHLARLNEVANEIDATGSYQLTTEELAFGAKQAWRNAPRCIGRIQWSNLQLFDARKCRTSKEMFQFLCSHIKFATNGGNLRSAITVFPQRTDGQHDFRVWNSQLIRYAGYQMENGRIIGDPANVEFTEICVQLGWTPKYGSFDVLPLILQANGEDPELFEIPPELVLEVEMEHPQYKWFKELNLRWYALPAVANMLLEIGGIEFTACPFNGWYMGTEIGVRDFCDTQRYNILEKVGRYMGLDTHKLSSLWKDEALVAINVAVIHSFQKNKVTITDHHSAAESFMKHMETELRLRGGCPADWVWLVPPMSGSLTPVFHQEMINYILSPFFYYQADPWLTYVWKDETKGLKKRKRISFKALTKAVVFSQILMLSALKKRVPCTILYATETGKSQTFAKKLKSMLSCAFNPRLLCMEDYNFQDFKNERLMMVVTSTFGNGDPPGNGETFKKQLMNLNKLQNNMRYCVFGLGSRMYPQFCAFAHAVDDKLAELGAKRVTSIGEGDELNGQEEAFSAWACNVFKATCEEFGVKGQLSGSESLTETWDAQKHRVQPDSSTLDYISALSALHSKTVFPMKLKKRKNLQSAASSRSTLLVELEVDDGKEVLNYAAGDHVGVFPGNSHELVMGILKHLPNAPPTNQSVRLEYLPESGPGGEEWQTDSRIPACSLTEALTFLLDITTPPSQSFLRKLSQLTKKEDDQQRLLELASDFKCYSEWKAFRKPNFLEVLEEFPSLELSAAFLLSQLPLLKPRLYSVSSSPDLYPHELHLTVSVVNYHTQDGKGPLHHGVCSTWLNTLKEGQTVPCFIHGSGGFHLPPDPTTPAILIGAGSGIAPFRSFWQQRFHDMKKTGLQKSPMMLVFGCRDADTDHLYKEETFDMKENGTLKSITPAYSRQAGYPKVYVQHVLKKQLSEEVWEVLNQRSGHVYVCGSMNMARDVAHAIQEILVSHLGITLTQAGEYLDQLKAEKRYHEDIFGA from the exons TGGTACAAGCCACCAAGACACACTTTACCACCGAGCTGTCAGG AGTCAGGTCTGCAAGCCGAAAATGTGTGAGGGTTCCATAATGAACCCAAAGTCTTTAACGCGTTCTTCTCCAGTTTCCCCACCTTCTACCAACGAGCTCCTTACGCAGGCCATCGACTTCATCAACCAGTACTACAAATCCTTCAAAAC GTCTAAAACAGATGAGCATCTGGCCCGTCTTAATGAGGTGGCCAACGAGATTGATGCCACCGGATCTTATCAGCTCACCACAGAGGAGCTCGCATTTGGAGCCAAACAGGCTTGGAGGAACGCACCCAGGTGCATCGGCAGGATTCAGTGGTCCAATTTACAG TTGTTTGATGCACGCAAATGCAGGACCTCTAAGGAAATGTTCCAGTTCTTGTGTTCTCACATAAAATTTGCCACAAATGGAGGCAATTTAAG gTCAGCGATCACTGTGTTTCCTCAAAGAACTGATGGCCAGCATGATTTCCGGGTTTGGAACAGTCAGCTCATTAGATACGCTGGCTATCAGATGGAGAACGGCCGAATTATAGGAGACCCTGCTAATGTGGAATTCACTGAG ATTTGTGTCCAACTTGGATGGACACCAAAGTACGGGTCCTTTGATGTGCTGCCACTGATCTTGCAGGCCAATGGAGAAGATCCTGAGCTATTTGAAATTCCCCCAGAGTTGGTACTGGAGGTGGAAATGGAGCACCCACA GTATAAATGGTTCAAAGAACTGAACCTCAGATGGTATGCGCTGCCTGCAGTGGCCAACATGTTGCTGGAGATTGGTGGTATTGAGTTCACAGCATGCCCTTTCAATGGCTGGTATATGGGCACTGAGATTGGTGTGAGGGACTTCTGTGATACCCAGCGCTACAACATTCTTGAG AAAGTTGGGCGTTATATGGGGTTGGATACACACAAGCTGTCATCACTGTGGAAGGATGAGGCTCTGGTTGCCATCAATGTTGCTGTTATTCACAGTTTTCAG AAAAATAAGGTGACCATCACAGACCACCACTCTGCCGCTGAGTCCTTCATGAAGCACATGGAGACTGAATTGCGCCTGCGTGGTGGCTGTCCTGCTGACTGGGTCTGGCTGGTGCCTCCCATGTCTGGTTCTCTGACCCCTGTGTTCCACCAGGAGATGATCAACTACATCCTGTCCCCCTTCTTTTACTACCAG GCTGATCCCTGGTTAACATATGTCTGGAAAGACGAGACAAAAGGACTAAAGAAACGAAAAAGAATCAGCTTCAAAGCACTTACAAA GGCAGTGGTCTTCTCTCAAATCCTCATGCTGTCTGCCTTGAAAAAGAGAGTACCTTGCACCATCCTCTATGCTACTGAAACCGGAAAATCACAGACCTTTGCCAAAAAGCTCAAGTCAATGCTCAGCTGTGCTTTCAATCCCAGG CTACTTTGCATGGAGGACTACAATTTTCAGGATTTTAAGAATGAGCGTCTTATGATGGTCGTCACCAGCACATTTGGCAATGGAGACCCTCCAGGAAATGGAGAG ACTTTCAAGAAGCAGCTCATGAACCTGAATAAGCTGCAAAATAACATGAG GTACTGTGTTTTTGGCCTTGGCTCTCGCATGTACCCACAGTTTTGTGCTTTTGCCCATGCTGTGGATGATAAGCTCGCAGAGTTGGGAGCCAAACGTGTGACCTCCATAGGAGAGGGAGATGAGCTCAATGGGCAGGAAGAGGCGTTCTCTGCCTGGGCTTGCAACGTCTTTAAG GCTACATGCGAAGAATTTGGTGTTAAGGGCCAACTATCAGGCTCTGAGTCCCTAACAGAGACCTGGGATGCTCAGAAACACCGAGTGCAACCTGACAGCAGCACCCTAGACTACATCTCAG CCCTGTCAGCACTCCACTCTAAAACTGTGTTTCCCATGAAgctgaagaagagaaagaatcTCCAGAGTGCTGCGTCAAG CCGCTCTACTTTACTGGTGGAGCTGGAGGTGGACGATGGGAAAGAGGTCTTAAATTATGCTGCAGGTGACCATGTGGGCGTTTTCCCAGGGAATTCACATGAGCTGGTGATGGGCATTCTGAAGCACCTCCCCAATGCTCCTCCCACCAATCAGAGTGTCCGACTTGAATACCTGCCTGAGTCTGGCCCTG GAGGTGAAGAATGGCAGACAGATTCTCGTATCCCAGCCTGCTCTCTAACCGAGGCTCTTACATTCCTCCTGGACATCACCACACCACCTTCTCAAAGCTTCCTACGCAAGCTCTCACAGTTGACCAAGAAGGAAGATGACCAACAGCGCCTGCTAGAACTGGCATCG GACTTCAAGTGTTACTCAGAATGGAAAGCATTCCGCAAGCCCAACTTCCTGGAGGTTCTGGAGGAgtttccttcactggagctCTCTGCAGCCTTCCTCCTCAGCCAGCTACCCCTGCTGAAGCCCCGCCTCTACTCTGTCAGCTCCTCCCCTGATCTTTACCCTCACGAGCTTCACCTCACTGTGTCTGTGGTCAACTACCATACCCAAG ATGGAAAGGGTCCGCTACATCATGGTGTCTGCAGCACATGGCTCAACACCCTCAAAGAAGGACAGACAGTTCCCTGCTTTATTCATGG ATCCGGTGGATTCCACCTTCCACCAGATCCCACCACTCCAGCTATCCTAATCGGAGCAGGAAGTGGCATTGCTCCCTTCCGCAGCTTCTGGCAGCAACGCTTCCATGATATGAAAAAGACAG GTTTGCAAAAGAGTCCTATGATGCTGGTGTTTGGATGTCGTGATGCAGACACAGATCATCTTTATAAAGAGGAGACGTTTGACATGAAAGAAAATGGGACTCTGAAGAGCATCACTCCAGCATATTCTCGTCAAGCTGGTTACCCCAAG GTGTATGTTCAACATGTCCTGAAGAAGCAGCTTAGTGAAGAGGTTTGGGAGGTCTTGAACCAGAGGTCCggacatgtgtatgtgtgtgggagcATGAACATGGCCCGGGATGTCGCCCATGCTATACAGGAGATCCTGGTTAGCCATCTGGGTATAACACTCACGCAGGCTGGAGAATATCTGGACCAACTAAAG gcTGAAAAGAGGTACCATGAAGACATCTTTGGAGCCTAG
- the mrps23 gene encoding 28S ribosomal protein S23, mitochondrial — protein sequence MAGSRLEKVGTVFTRVRDLMRSGVIKESKKPVWFDVYAAFPPKREPVYVKPMRVVRRKTEENVPEIFYKEDQIRAKFYELYGNGPKAFDLTKPSFVSTCQRFVEKYSELESRGDVKTEMLLEETAKALLADGVVLRRRGGGPAVAAETRNPLLAMKLTDMLAEQQKDTVNASHTAEEHTDTAPTDSSKTL from the exons ATGGCTGGAAGCCGACTTGAGAAGGTCGGAACTGTTTTTACCCG GGTTCGAGATCTTATGCGCTCTGGAGTCATCAAGGAATCTAAGAAACCTGTTTGGTTTGACGTCTATGCCGCGTTTCCTCCAAAGAGAGAACCCGTCTATGTGAAACCAATGAGAGTGGTGCGGCGGAAAACTGAGGAGAATGTGCCTGAAATCTTTTACAAGGAGGATCAAATACGAGC GAAATTCTATGAGTTGTATGGAAATGGACCTAAAGCGTTTGATCTCACAAAACCGAGCTTTGTATCGACCTGCCAGAG GTTTGTGGAGAAGTACAGTGAATTGGAGAGCAGGGGAGATGTGAAGACAGAGATGCTGCTTGAGGAAACGGCAAAGGCTCTTCTTGCCGATGGTGTTGTGCTCAGGAGGAGAGGTGGTGGACCTGCT GTGGCAGCAGAGACACGCAATCCTCTTCTGGCCATGAAGTTAACCGACATGTTGGCTGAACAACAAAAAGACACAGTTAATGCCTCACACACTGCGGAGGAGCACACAGACACCGCTCCCACCGACTCTTCAAAAACCTTATAG